In a genomic window of Erigeron canadensis isolate Cc75 chromosome 5, C_canadensis_v1, whole genome shotgun sequence:
- the LOC122601109 gene encoding uncharacterized protein LOC122601109 yields the protein MGRQTSYDAMNNFCKCIIQLYHDEYMRKPTQEDVNRVTTKHLEVHGFLGMLGSVDCIHWPWRNCPTAWQGQYTRGDKGHPTNMLEAVASYDFWIWNAYFGPAGSNNDRNVLNESDLFDQLLEDRAPVVNFTANGEQFTKGYHLADSIYPEWSTLVKSFKCPIDPKTTKFKRYQEAARKDVEHAFGVLQGRFHILTDGARPLSINKI from the coding sequence ATGGGTCGACAAACGTCATACGATGCTATGAACAACTTTTGTAAGTGCATCATTCAATTGTATCACGATGAGTATATGAGAAAACCGACCCAAGAAGATGTTAATCGAGTGACTACGAAGCATTTGGAGGTGCATGGTTTCCTGGGTATGCTCGGCAGCGTTGATTGTATACACTGGCCATGGAGAAACTGCCCCACCGCATGGCAAGGCCAATACACTCGTGGCGACAAAGGACACCCAACAAACATGCTTGAAGCtgttgcttcatatgattttTGGATTTGGAATGCTTACTTTGGACCAGCCGGTTCGAACAACGACAGAAACGTACTCAATGAATCTGACTTGTTCGACCAGCTCCTTGAAGATAGAGCTCCTGTCGTCAACTTTACCGCTAACGGCGAGCAGTTTACAAAGGGGTATCATCTAGCCGACAGTATTTATCCTGAATGGTCTACACTCGTGAAGTCTTTCAAGTGTCCCATAGACCCCAAGACGACAAAGTTTAAGCGCTATCAAGAAGCTGCAAGGAAAGACGTAGAACATGCATTCGGGGTGCTTCAAGGTCGTTTCCATATCCTCACTGACGGAGCGCGTCCATTGAGCATCAACAAAATTTAA